In a single window of the Salmo trutta chromosome 21, fSalTru1.1, whole genome shotgun sequence genome:
- the LOC115157673 gene encoding collagen alpha-1(VI) chain-like, protein MKLCSCCECKCGPLDLAFIVDSSESIGSTNFALAKDFIITVIDRLIKDQQVRFGFNESRVGVVQYSGDGAQEAVRLGDPNINTLTELKQAVRDLRWLAEATYTGEALQFSLTNMIDRLQQENRVVLVLTDGRSDITRDKTPLNTLCGKGIKVGGLGVKDYSGRQPNHEQLSAVVCKSDPKPGFSFVLENFAELLDDSFLQNLTTRICEDKKCPNYKCPISFSGDTDIVLMMDSSASVGQRNFDSSKTFVKRLAERFLSAERSGRVAVRVAVGQYSRERRMEAELTSNLTLLTSKIEAATFQNDGTDVTKAMAFAMEQFQKSGGGNRKKKLVLFSDGRSQGVTEVMLEKRVRLVSEAGVELYVITVGNQVSEANLRSLVSRGRSYDVTYAQRHLFRVPDYPSLLRGVFYQTVSRRVSQA, encoded by the exons ATGAAGCTTTGCT CGTGTTGTG AGTGTAAATGTGGGCCCCTGGACCTGGCCTTCATTGTGGACAGTTCTGAGAGTATTGGCTCCACTAACTTCGCTCTAGCTAAAGACTTCATCATCACCGTCATCGACCGCCTTATTAAGGACCAGCAAGTCCGT tttggtTTTAATGAGTCCAGGGTGGGTGTGGTGCAGTACAGTGGGGATGGAGCCCAGGAGGCTGTCAGACTGGGAGACCCCAACATTAACACACTCACTGAGCTCAAACA ggcagtGCGGGACCTGCGCTGGCTGGCTGAGGCCACCTATACAGGCGAGGCTCTTCAGTTCTCTCTGACCAACATGATAGACCGTCTGCAGCAGGAGAACCGCGTGGTCCTAGTGCTCACTGACGGACGCTCCGATATCACCAGAGATAAAACTCCGCTCAACACTCTCTGTGGGAAGGGCATCAAG gTGGGTGGTCTGGGAGTGAAGGACTACTCTGGCCGTCAGCCCAACCACGAACAGCTCAGTGCTGTCGTCTGTAAGAGCGACCCTAAACCAGGCTTCTCCTTCGTACTGGAGAACTTCGCTGAACTGCTGGATGACTCCTTTCTACAGAACCTCACCACACGTATCtgtgaag ATAAGAAGTGTCCCAACTACAAATGTCCCA TCTCGTTCTCTGGGGACACAGACATCGTGTTGATGATGGACAGTTCAGCCAGTGTGGGACAGAGGAACTTTGACTCCAGCAAGACCTTCGTCAAGCGTCTGGCTGAGCGTTTCCTGTCTGCTGAGAGGTCCGGCCGCGTTGCCGTGCGCGTCGCCGTGGGTCAGTACAGCCGCGAACGCCGCATGGAGGCGGAGCTGACCTCTAACCTCACCCTGCTGACCAGTAAGATCGAGGCCGCCACCTTCCAGAACGATGGGACTGACGTTACCAAGGCGATGGCCTTCGCCATGGAGCAATTCCAGAAGTCAGGGGGCGGGAACAGGAAGAAGAAGCTGGTGCTGTTCTCGGACGGGAGATCGCAGGGCGTTACCGAGGTGATGCTGGAGAAGCGCGTGCGGCTGGTGTCGGAGGCGGGAGTGGAGTTGTACGTCATCACCGTGGGCAACCAGGTGAGCGAGGCCAACCTGCGCTCGCTGGTCAGCAGGGGGAGGAGTTACGACGTCACCTACGCCCAGCGCCACCTGTTCCGCGTCCCAGACTACCCGTCTCTGCTGCGTGGCGTGTTCTACCAGACCGTGTCCCGCAGGGTCTCTCAGGCCTGA